From the Halorhabdus utahensis DSM 12940 genome, one window contains:
- a CDS encoding DUF2073 domain-containing protein has translation MAEVTNKPRDGVQIDLISGQRMEGMASMEKIRMILDGVRDGNIVVLEEGLSPDEESRLIEVTMTEISPDEFNGIEIETYPRSETADQSFLDRLMGKESTKKLTVIGPANQIETLHKDETLISALVSRK, from the coding sequence ATGGCTGAAGTCACAAATAAACCACGCGACGGCGTCCAGATCGACCTGATCAGCGGCCAGCGGATGGAGGGGATGGCCAGCATGGAGAAGATCCGGATGATCCTGGATGGCGTCCGTGATGGCAACATCGTCGTCCTGGAGGAGGGACTCAGTCCAGACGAGGAGTCCCGGCTGATCGAGGTGACGATGACCGAGATCAGTCCGGACGAGTTCAACGGGATCGAGATCGAGACGTATCCGCGGTCGGAGACCGCCGACCAGAGCTTCCTCGATCGACTCATGGGAAAGGAGTCGACGAAGAAGCTCACCGTGATCGGGCCGGCTAACCAGATCGAGACGCTTCACAAGGACGAAACGCTCATCAGCGCACTCGTCTCCCGGAAATAA
- a CDS encoding OapC/ArvC family zinc-ribbon domain-containing protein, which yields MPHQCTSCGTVFDDGSTEMLSGCPECAGNTFQYHPGGTESTGESAPDAAPPERPEPDDSVARTVGNAAQTVKNFIGSDEPTPGVDPDEADPLSPWPGDAEDAATVDGDTSPARPETGGPTAGGAENDSVSAEPQTDSDRGETVRTAGIEGEAQASARSAVVSPEELSEATGGTNVAVGSNGGAVAAGTANGEQADDDRTPTEDRPDLAELREELNDQFESIRIVEPGQYELNLMELYEREEYIIALQEDGRYQIQVPDTWQE from the coding sequence ATGCCTCACCAGTGTACGAGCTGTGGTACGGTCTTCGACGACGGCTCCACGGAGATGTTGTCGGGCTGTCCGGAGTGTGCTGGCAACACCTTCCAGTATCACCCGGGCGGGACGGAGTCGACTGGCGAGTCAGCGCCCGACGCGGCGCCCCCGGAGCGACCCGAACCGGACGATTCCGTCGCCCGGACCGTCGGCAACGCCGCACAGACGGTCAAGAACTTCATCGGGAGCGACGAACCGACGCCCGGCGTCGACCCCGACGAGGCGGACCCCCTCTCGCCGTGGCCGGGTGACGCCGAGGACGCGGCGACCGTCGATGGTGACACGTCGCCCGCTCGACCCGAAACAGGGGGACCAACCGCTGGCGGTGCGGAGAATGACAGCGTCAGCGCCGAACCCCAGACTGATTCGGATCGCGGTGAGACCGTTCGGACGGCCGGAATCGAGGGCGAAGCCCAGGCATCGGCCCGATCGGCGGTCGTCTCGCCGGAGGAACTCTCGGAGGCCACCGGTGGGACCAACGTGGCCGTCGGTTCGAACGGTGGAGCCGTGGCTGCCGGGACTGCCAATGGCGAGCAAGCAGACGATGACCGGACCCCAACCGAAGACCGTCCCGACCTCGCCGAACTGCGCGAGGAGCTCAACGACCAGTTCGAGTCCATCCGGATCGTCGAACCCGGCCAGTACGAACTCAACCTCATGGAGCTGTACGAACGAGAGGAGTATATCATCGCACTCCAGGAGGACGGCCGCTACCAGATTCAGGTCCCCGATACCTGGCAGGAGTGA
- a CDS encoding PPC domain-containing DNA-binding protein yields MHYRELTGSREFVASLTHGEDWRGQIEAFARDEGIKAAVFFGLGTVQDAAIWYYDQDEQTYRETVFDEPLEVAACVGNISLDVDGEPFAHTHVVLSREDGSTIAGHLDAGTTYIGELYVRTFEESLERAPDETTGGDLWAL; encoded by the coding sequence ATGCACTATCGGGAACTCACCGGGTCGCGGGAGTTCGTCGCCAGCCTGACCCACGGCGAGGACTGGCGCGGCCAGATCGAGGCTTTCGCCCGGGATGAGGGGATCAAGGCGGCCGTCTTCTTCGGCCTCGGGACCGTTCAGGACGCGGCGATCTGGTACTACGATCAGGACGAACAGACGTATCGCGAGACGGTCTTCGACGAACCGCTTGAAGTCGCGGCCTGCGTCGGGAATATATCGCTCGATGTCGACGGAGAGCCCTTCGCACACACACACGTCGTCCTCTCCCGCGAGGACGGATCGACGATCGCTGGCCATCTCGATGCAGGGACAACATACATCGGCGAACTGTACGTTCGGACGTTCGAGGAATCGCTCGAACGCGCTCCGGACGAGACGACCGGTGGCGACCTCTGGGCGCTGTAA
- a CDS encoding DNA polymerase II large subunit — protein MRDADERYFARLEDELDTAMDVARSARERGGDPTTDVEIPVAKDMADRVENILGIDGVAERVRDLEGEMSREEAALALVEDFVAGTVGDYDTKAGKIEGAVRTAVALLTEGVVAAPIEGIDRVEILDNDDGTQFVNVYYAGPIRSAGGTAQALSVLVADYARTLLDIDEYHARDEEIGRYVEEIELYDEDTGLQYSPKEKETRHITDHMPIMLDGEATGGEEVSGYRDLERVDSNSARGGMCLVLAEGIALKAPKIQRYTRQLDDVEWPWLQDLIDGTIGADESEDETGGEEDEDGSADGERDTQDDDASTVDGPPRAEPSKKYLRDLIAGRPVFSHPSESGGFRLRYGRARNHGNATAGVHPATMHLVDDFLATGTQIKTERPGKAAGVVPVDTIEGPTVRLANGDVRRIDDPEEAKEVRNGVESVLDLGEYLVNYGEFIENNHPLAPASYTVEWWVQEFEAAGADVQAMTDSVEIDLDDPTPSRALQWAREYDAPLHPKYTYVYHDVSVEAIDALADAIADGEIVTGDGATAEPGDHADRAGTATGDLVLPRSEIARRTLESLLVEHTQTDASLIVPTWRPLVETLGFNDDLTRPWTLSDLSEAARTYDDGENAIEAVNEIAPFDVRERAPTRIGNRMGRPEKSEERELSPAVHTLFPIGEAGGNQRDVAKAAGHADEMGDAPGEVELEVGRRRCTDCATETYQARCPDCNGITETIYVCPDCDREVDPDESGRAECPRCETIASPTRMTTIDVGEVYQQAMDSVGEREVAFDVLKGVKGLTSKEKMPEPMEKGVLRAKHDISAFKDGTVRYDMTDLPVTSVRPAELDVTVEQFRELGYEADIQGDPLIHDDQLVELNVQDVVLSDGAAEHMLKTAAFIDDLLESYYGLDPYYELEDRDDLVGELVFGMAPHTSAATVGRVVGFTSAAVGYAHPYFHAAKRRNCDGDEDCVMLLLDGLLNFSVKYLPNQRGGRMDAPLVMSSRIDPAEIDDEAHNIDIVEQYPLELYEATREMAHPEDVDVKIAEDTLGTDEEYTGFAHTHDTSNIALGPDLSAYKTLGSMEDKMDAQLEISRKLRAVDETDVAERIIEYHFLPDLIGNLRAFSRQDVRCLGCGEKYRRMPLTGTCRECGGDVNLTVHEGSVNKYIDTATRVAEEFGAREYTKQRLEILDRAIKRVFEDDTSRQTGIGDFM, from the coding sequence ATGCGCGACGCCGACGAGCGGTACTTCGCGCGGCTGGAAGACGAACTCGATACGGCCATGGACGTGGCCCGGAGCGCTCGCGAGCGGGGCGGCGATCCGACGACCGACGTCGAGATACCCGTCGCGAAGGACATGGCCGATCGCGTCGAGAACATCCTCGGGATCGACGGGGTCGCCGAACGGGTCCGGGATCTCGAAGGCGAGATGTCACGCGAGGAGGCCGCCCTCGCCCTGGTCGAGGACTTCGTGGCGGGGACCGTCGGTGACTACGATACGAAGGCGGGCAAGATCGAGGGGGCCGTCCGGACGGCCGTCGCCCTGCTCACCGAGGGGGTCGTCGCCGCGCCGATCGAGGGGATCGACCGCGTCGAGATCCTCGACAACGACGACGGCACCCAGTTCGTCAACGTCTACTACGCCGGGCCGATCCGATCCGCCGGCGGGACCGCCCAGGCGCTCTCGGTCCTCGTGGCCGACTACGCCCGGACCCTGCTCGACATCGACGAGTACCACGCTCGCGACGAGGAGATCGGCCGTTACGTCGAGGAGATCGAACTCTACGACGAGGACACCGGCCTGCAGTACTCGCCGAAGGAAAAGGAAACTCGACACATCACCGATCACATGCCGATCATGCTCGACGGTGAGGCCACCGGTGGCGAGGAGGTCTCGGGTTATCGGGACCTCGAACGCGTCGACTCCAACAGCGCCCGGGGCGGGATGTGTCTGGTCCTCGCAGAGGGAATCGCGCTCAAAGCCCCCAAGATCCAGCGCTACACCCGTCAGCTCGATGACGTCGAGTGGCCGTGGCTCCAGGACCTGATCGACGGCACGATCGGGGCGGACGAGAGCGAGGACGAGACGGGCGGAGAAGAAGACGAAGACGGTTCGGCCGACGGCGAGAGGGACACGCAGGACGACGACGCGTCCACAGTGGACGGCCCACCCCGGGCAGAGCCATCGAAGAAGTACCTCCGGGATCTCATCGCGGGTCGCCCTGTCTTCTCCCATCCGAGCGAATCGGGTGGATTTCGACTGCGCTACGGCCGCGCCAGAAACCACGGCAACGCCACGGCGGGCGTCCACCCGGCGACGATGCACCTCGTCGACGACTTCCTCGCGACGGGGACCCAGATCAAGACCGAGCGCCCGGGGAAGGCTGCGGGTGTGGTCCCGGTCGACACCATCGAGGGACCGACGGTCCGGCTCGCTAACGGCGACGTCCGGCGGATCGACGACCCCGAAGAGGCCAAGGAAGTCCGCAACGGCGTCGAGTCGGTCCTGGATCTCGGGGAGTATCTCGTCAACTACGGCGAGTTCATCGAGAACAATCATCCGCTCGCGCCGGCTTCCTACACTGTCGAGTGGTGGGTCCAGGAGTTCGAGGCGGCCGGCGCGGACGTCCAGGCGATGACTGATTCCGTCGAGATCGACCTCGACGATCCCACGCCGTCCCGAGCCCTCCAGTGGGCCCGGGAATACGACGCCCCGCTCCACCCGAAATACACCTACGTCTATCACGACGTGAGCGTCGAGGCGATCGACGCCCTGGCCGACGCGATCGCGGACGGCGAGATCGTCACGGGGGACGGGGCCACGGCGGAGCCCGGTGATCACGCCGACAGGGCGGGCACCGCGACCGGCGATCTCGTCCTCCCGCGGAGTGAGATCGCCCGACGGACCCTCGAATCGCTGCTGGTCGAACATACCCAGACTGACGCCTCGCTGATTGTCCCGACCTGGCGGCCGCTCGTCGAGACGCTGGGATTCAACGACGACCTGACGCGACCGTGGACGCTGTCGGACCTTTCGGAAGCGGCCCGCACGTACGACGATGGGGAGAACGCCATCGAGGCCGTCAACGAGATCGCCCCCTTCGACGTCCGTGAGCGAGCCCCGACCCGGATCGGCAACCGGATGGGCCGCCCCGAGAAGTCCGAGGAACGGGAACTCTCGCCGGCCGTCCACACGCTGTTCCCGATCGGCGAGGCCGGGGGCAATCAGCGTGATGTCGCGAAGGCGGCCGGGCACGCCGACGAGATGGGTGACGCACCGGGCGAAGTCGAACTCGAGGTCGGCCGTCGGCGGTGTACCGATTGCGCCACCGAGACCTATCAGGCGCGGTGCCCCGACTGTAACGGCATCACCGAAACCATCTACGTCTGCCCGGACTGCGACCGCGAGGTCGACCCCGACGAGTCCGGCCGGGCCGAGTGTCCACGGTGTGAGACCATCGCCTCACCGACCAGAATGACGACGATCGACGTCGGCGAGGTCTACCAGCAGGCTATGGACAGCGTCGGCGAGCGCGAGGTTGCCTTCGACGTACTCAAAGGCGTCAAAGGATTGACCTCGAAGGAAAAAATGCCCGAACCGATGGAGAAGGGTGTCCTCCGGGCCAAACACGACATCAGCGCGTTCAAGGACGGGACGGTCCGCTACGACATGACTGACCTCCCCGTCACCTCAGTTCGGCCGGCCGAGCTCGACGTCACCGTCGAGCAGTTCCGCGAGCTGGGCTACGAGGCAGACATCCAGGGCGATCCACTGATCCACGACGATCAACTGGTCGAGTTGAACGTCCAGGACGTCGTCCTCTCGGACGGCGCGGCCGAGCACATGCTCAAGACGGCGGCCTTCATCGACGACCTCCTCGAGTCGTACTACGGTCTCGATCCCTACTACGAACTCGAGGATCGAGACGACCTCGTCGGCGAACTCGTCTTCGGGATGGCTCCCCACACCAGCGCGGCGACCGTCGGCCGCGTCGTCGGCTTCACCTCGGCTGCGGTGGGGTACGCTCACCCGTACTTCCACGCGGCGAAACGACGGAATTGTGACGGAGATGAAGATTGTGTAATGCTTCTCCTTGATGGACTTTTGAACTTTAGTGTCAAGTACCTGCCAAATCAGCGAGGGGGCCGCATGGACGCGCCCTTAGTGATGTCTTCACGGATCGACCCGGCCGAGATCGACGACGAGGCCCACAACATCGACATCGTCGAACAGTATCCCCTGGAACTCTACGAAGCGACCCGCGAGATGGCCCATCCCGAGGACGTTGACGTCAAGATCGCCGAGGACACCCTCGGGACGGACGAGGAGTACACTGGCTTCGCCCACACCCACGACACCAGCAACATCGCCCTCGGGCCGGATCTCTCGGCGTACAAGACCCTCGGATCGATGGAGGACAAGATGGACGCCCAACTTGAAATCTCCCGGAAACTCCGGGCCGTCGACGAGACCGACGTCGCCGAGCGAATCATCGAGTATCACTTCCTGCCGGACCTGATCGGCAACCTTCGTGCCTTCTCGCGGCAGGATGTCCGGTGTCTGGGCTGTGGCGAAAAGTACCGCCGGATGCCCCTCACCGGCACCTGTCGGGAGTGTGGCGGTGACGTGAACCTGACCGTCCACGAGGGCTCGGTCAACAAGTACATCGACACGGCCACGCGCGTGGCCGAGGAGTTCGGGGCCCGGGAGTACACTAAACAGCGCTTAGAGATCCTGGATCGCGCGATCAAGCGCGTCTTCGAGGACGATACGAGCAGGCAGACGGGGATCGGGGACTTCATGTGA
- a CDS encoding TRAM domain-containing protein → MADCPLADDCPEFTERIEGMGCTHYGDRGGAEWCNHYNQPISDLKSQPVQPGEEVVVTVEDIHESGAGVGRTEDGFILLIDGVLPEARAKVRVTTVHSNHARAEEVERLELDPEESEGEDGDEAGESSDEESSDDGDGRDDGPDRPELGSRDNFWGS, encoded by the coding sequence ATGGCGGACTGTCCACTCGCCGACGATTGCCCCGAATTCACCGAGCGGATCGAGGGGATGGGGTGTACCCACTACGGCGACCGCGGCGGGGCCGAGTGGTGCAACCACTACAACCAGCCGATCTCCGACCTCAAATCCCAGCCGGTCCAGCCGGGCGAAGAAGTGGTCGTCACTGTCGAGGACATCCACGAGAGCGGGGCTGGCGTCGGTCGAACCGAGGACGGGTTCATCCTCCTGATCGACGGCGTTCTGCCCGAGGCTCGCGCCAAAGTTCGCGTGACGACTGTCCACTCAAATCACGCTCGGGCCGAGGAAGTCGAACGCCTCGAACTCGATCCGGAGGAATCCGAGGGCGAGGACGGCGACGAGGCCGGTGAATCCAGCGACGAGGAGTCTTCCGACGACGGGGACGGCCGCGACGACGGCCCGGATCGACCCGAACTCGGCAGTCGGGACAACTTCTGGGGCAGCTAA
- a CDS encoding SDR family oxidoreductase, which produces MDLQLEGNVALATAATSGLGLASAEALAADGANVVVCGRTAERLESAREQLAAAGPGDVRAIEADITDPDHVEALVAETVETFGGLDHLVTSAGGPPSGSFLDTPTDAWYDAYDLLVMSAVRTTRAAYPHLKESDVGSIVNITSRSVREVIDDLVLSNAVRRAVIGLMKTQAREFAPDVRVNAVLPGAHETARIEELIDDAVERGEYDSYEEGLADWAADVPMGRIGEPRELGDVVAFLSSPRASFLTGAAIPIDGGSMRS; this is translated from the coding sequence ATGGATCTGCAACTCGAGGGCAACGTCGCGCTGGCGACGGCCGCAACTAGCGGCCTCGGACTCGCGAGCGCCGAAGCACTCGCCGCGGATGGTGCGAACGTCGTCGTCTGTGGCCGAACCGCGGAACGGCTGGAATCCGCCCGCGAGCAACTCGCGGCGGCAGGGCCGGGCGATGTCCGGGCGATCGAGGCCGACATCACCGATCCCGATCACGTCGAGGCACTCGTCGCGGAGACCGTCGAGACCTTCGGCGGGCTGGATCACCTGGTCACGAGCGCCGGCGGACCGCCGAGCGGGTCCTTTCTCGATACGCCGACCGACGCCTGGTACGACGCCTACGACCTGTTGGTGATGAGCGCCGTCCGGACGACGCGGGCAGCCTACCCGCACCTCAAAGAGAGCGACGTGGGATCGATCGTCAACATCACGTCCCGGTCGGTCCGGGAGGTCATCGACGACCTCGTGCTCTCGAACGCGGTCCGGCGGGCGGTCATCGGGCTGATGAAAACGCAGGCCCGGGAGTTCGCGCCGGACGTTCGCGTCAACGCCGTCCTGCCCGGCGCACACGAGACGGCCCGCATCGAGGAACTGATCGACGATGCCGTCGAACGTGGCGAGTACGACAGCTACGAGGAAGGCCTGGCAGACTGGGCGGCGGACGTTCCGATGGGTCGCATCGGCGAGCCGCGGGAACTCGGCGACGTCGTTGCATTCCTTTCAAGTCCCCGGGCGAGTTTCCTGACGGGCGCGGCGATCCCGATCGACGGCGGGTCGATGCGGAGTTGA
- a CDS encoding LamG domain-containing protein, translating to MGFDRQGRAATSVIGILLLVAVAVVIAVVVMMASLTFLDALGAPTADAVFEYEQTSVGLRMTPMAIGTDVTVRLNGKPVSTIESDDAGRSVLLPTAPGDRITVVSRDREQSVLVQKRVDERAEIGDFIAYYTFESGSGSTLVDRSGNDNDGTLNDDPKWIDSGLRFDGSNDHVLVDNLDAQQDVEAFTVATTYTQRGPGSDTVTQLVEHTWQGNEWFIETRDNGSGGYQIDYAVGFPDAAGQVSTGDDYTYGTRHVVVGTYDGQTFELYVDGQRVASESYSRQVNIGDMRIGRDFESTSQYFEGDIHELRLYYSAFDGADVRRISESMR from the coding sequence ATGGGGTTCGATCGCCAGGGCCGTGCGGCGACGTCCGTTATCGGGATCCTTCTCTTGGTCGCGGTTGCAGTTGTCATCGCGGTCGTCGTGATGATGGCGTCGCTGACGTTTCTCGATGCATTGGGAGCGCCGACTGCGGACGCAGTCTTCGAGTACGAGCAGACGTCCGTCGGCCTTCGGATGACACCGATGGCGATTGGCACTGACGTCACTGTCCGACTGAACGGCAAGCCCGTCTCGACGATCGAAAGCGACGACGCCGGTCGATCGGTGCTCCTGCCGACTGCACCCGGCGACCGTATCACCGTCGTCTCGCGTGACAGAGAGCAGTCCGTGCTCGTGCAAAAACGGGTCGACGAACGGGCCGAAATCGGCGATTTCATCGCCTATTACACGTTCGAGAGTGGTTCGGGGTCCACCCTTGTCGATCGCTCGGGCAACGACAACGACGGGACACTCAACGACGATCCGAAATGGATCGACAGTGGCCTACGATTCGACGGGTCGAACGATCACGTCCTCGTGGACAACCTCGATGCACAGCAAGATGTCGAGGCCTTCACCGTCGCCACAACCTACACCCAGCGAGGGCCCGGAAGTGACACAGTAACACAGCTCGTCGAACATACCTGGCAGGGCAACGAGTGGTTCATCGAAACGCGGGACAACGGATCCGGTGGCTATCAGATCGACTACGCAGTCGGCTTCCCGGACGCAGCCGGTCAGGTGTCGACGGGTGACGACTACACGTACGGCACCCGCCACGTCGTCGTGGGCACGTACGACGGGCAGACGTTCGAACTGTACGTCGACGGCCAGCGAGTGGCGTCGGAGTCGTATTCGCGGCAAGTCAATATCGGCGATATGCGGATCGGCCGGGACTTCGAGTCCACGTCCCAGTACTTCGAGGGAGATATCCACGAACTCAGGCTGTACTACAGCGCGTTCGATGGGGCTGACGTTCGAAGAATTTCCGAGTCGATGCGGTGA
- a CDS encoding ABC transporter ATP-binding protein produces the protein MTGDTSAITAREITKRYGNTVAVDGLNLDVPTGVVYGFLGPNGAGKTTTMRILTGLIEPTSGDGFVDGIDCSDRGDLVDHIGLLPEEPPLYRELTGREQLHFAADLRGVPWERVEDRALDIADSLDLQADLDRRIDGYSKGMKQKTAFIQAVQHDPGVVFLDEPTSGLDPRAAKTLRELIVELASGDTTVFLSTHILPVVEEIADRVGVLYDGRLVSEGSPGGLAAAADEDGEADLEDAFLELTAEPERAWQ, from the coding sequence ATGACTGGAGACACGAGCGCGATCACTGCCCGAGAGATAACCAAACGCTACGGGAACACAGTCGCGGTCGATGGCCTGAACCTGGACGTTCCGACGGGCGTCGTCTACGGGTTTCTTGGCCCCAACGGCGCGGGCAAGACCACCACGATGCGGATCCTGACAGGGTTGATAGAACCGACCAGCGGCGACGGGTTCGTCGATGGAATCGACTGTTCAGATCGGGGAGACCTCGTCGATCACATCGGACTCCTTCCGGAAGAGCCACCGCTGTACCGGGAGTTGACCGGCCGCGAGCAGTTGCACTTCGCCGCTGATCTGCGGGGGGTTCCCTGGGAACGAGTCGAGGATCGGGCGCTGGATATCGCCGACTCACTGGACCTCCAGGCGGATCTCGACCGGCGGATCGACGGCTATTCCAAAGGGATGAAACAGAAGACAGCGTTCATCCAGGCCGTCCAGCACGATCCCGGGGTCGTCTTTCTCGACGAGCCGACGTCGGGGCTGGATCCACGGGCAGCCAAGACGCTCCGGGAGTTGATCGTGGAGTTGGCCAGCGGCGACACGACGGTGTTCCTCTCGACGCACATCCTGCCCGTCGTCGAGGAGATCGCCGACCGCGTCGGCGTTCTCTACGACGGGCGACTCGTCTCGGAGGGGTCGCCAGGTGGGCTCGCGGCGGCCGCCGACGAGGACGGGGAGGCGGACCTCGAAGATGCGTTCCTCGAACTGACTGCCGAACCCGAACGAGCCTGGCAATGA
- a CDS encoding DUF7091 family protein yields the protein MAEDEQSLPGFLRSSLQSAGQQLAEARRAYENAKHTARTDLPLAEDGQARIVCRRYAERRAVKIDEDGQPDCFDVEHPDCRGCVEDVRAGTVETWEPEESG from the coding sequence ATGGCCGAGGACGAGCAGTCGCTTCCGGGATTCCTGCGGTCGAGCCTGCAATCCGCCGGTCAACAACTGGCCGAGGCCAGACGCGCCTACGAGAACGCAAAGCACACGGCCCGGACGGATCTCCCGCTCGCCGAGGACGGACAGGCACGGATCGTCTGCCGGCGATACGCCGAGCGGCGGGCCGTCAAGATCGACGAAGACGGCCAACCCGACTGCTTCGACGTGGAGCACCCGGACTGTCGCGGCTGCGTCGAGGACGTGCGAGCCGGAACTGTCGAGACGTGGGAGCCAGAGGAGTCCGGCTGA
- a CDS encoding replication protein A (Replication protein A protects and stabilize the intermediate ssDNA that is generated by the unwinding action of a DNA helicase at the replication fork. In addition, SSBs prevent the formation of secondary structures by single-stranded template DNA.), with the protein MTDLHTHAEEIHEQFADQLDVSVDDVTERLDTLVNEYQVPISEARRSVTNSYLDEAGLDREDIGGGSGGNETVQAADVDAPEEWVDMTAKVVELWEPRSDAVAQVGLLGDETGTIKFTKWSKSDLPELAEGATYHLRNVVTDEYQGRFSVKLNRTTVIEETDEEIEVGDDALEVEGALVDIQSGSGLIKRCPEDDCTRVLQNGRCSEHGEVEGEFDLRIKGVLDDGEEVTEVIFDQEATENLTGVTLEEAKDMAMDALDTSVVVEEMQGTIMGRYYRVEGPTFGRYLLADEIETLTDAVDPEATLIKARSI; encoded by the coding sequence ATGACGGATTTGCATACCCACGCGGAAGAGATACACGAGCAGTTCGCAGACCAGCTAGACGTGAGTGTCGACGATGTCACGGAACGACTCGACACGCTGGTCAACGAGTACCAGGTACCGATCAGCGAGGCGCGCCGGAGCGTCACCAACTCCTACCTCGACGAGGCAGGGCTAGATCGCGAGGACATCGGCGGCGGAAGCGGCGGTAACGAGACCGTCCAGGCTGCCGATGTCGACGCGCCCGAGGAGTGGGTCGACATGACGGCAAAGGTCGTCGAGCTCTGGGAGCCCCGGAGCGACGCCGTCGCCCAGGTCGGCCTGCTGGGCGACGAGACCGGGACGATCAAGTTCACCAAGTGGTCCAAATCCGACCTCCCGGAACTCGCGGAGGGGGCGACCTACCACCTCCGGAACGTCGTCACCGACGAGTACCAGGGCCGGTTCTCGGTCAAACTCAACCGGACGACCGTCATCGAGGAGACCGACGAGGAGATCGAGGTCGGCGACGACGCCCTCGAAGTCGAGGGGGCCCTGGTCGACATCCAGAGCGGCAGCGGCCTGATCAAGCGGTGTCCGGAGGACGATTGCACGCGCGTCCTCCAGAACGGGCGGTGTTCCGAGCACGGCGAGGTCGAGGGCGAGTTCGACCTCCGGATCAAGGGCGTCCTCGACGACGGCGAGGAGGTCACCGAGGTCATTTTCGATCAGGAAGCCACCGAGAACCTCACCGGTGTGACGCTCGAAGAGGCCAAGGACATGGCGATGGACGCCCTCGATACGAGCGTCGTCGTCGAGGAGATGCAGGGGACGATCATGGGGCGGTACTACCGCGTCGAGGGTCCGACCTTCGGGCGGTACCTGCTGGCCGACGAGATCGAGACGCTGACTGACGCGGTCGATCCTGAAGCCACGCTGATCAAAGCGAGGTCGATATAA
- a CDS encoding RPA family protein, whose product MAATPTREVARRVFAGEFNDATYTFKESDDDRAPVYVLLPTGERANRVFIVGTLTETEDVGEDSEYWQGRIVDPNGDTYFAYAGQYQPDAASMLRELEPPAYVSIVGKPRTYETDDGEVNVSIRPESITPVDETTRNRWVVETAERTLERVQGYQEADPTQDDYAADEYVQMAHDEYEPAVENYRRLVVEALESLEEETAEPEA is encoded by the coding sequence ATGGCGGCGACACCGACCCGAGAGGTTGCCCGCCGCGTCTTCGCGGGCGAGTTCAACGACGCGACCTACACGTTCAAGGAAAGCGACGACGACCGTGCGCCGGTGTACGTCCTCCTACCGACGGGCGAGCGCGCTAATCGTGTCTTCATCGTCGGCACGCTGACCGAGACCGAGGACGTCGGCGAGGACAGCGAGTACTGGCAGGGGCGGATCGTCGATCCCAACGGCGACACTTATTTCGCCTACGCCGGGCAGTACCAGCCCGACGCCGCCTCGATGTTGCGGGAACTCGAACCGCCCGCGTACGTCTCCATCGTCGGCAAGCCACGGACCTACGAGACTGACGACGGCGAGGTCAACGTCTCGATCCGGCCGGAGTCGATCACGCCGGTCGACGAGACGACGCGGAACCGCTGGGTGGTCGAGACGGCCGAGCGGACGCTCGAACGCGTCCAGGGCTACCAGGAGGCCGACCCGACCCAGGACGACTACGCGGCTGACGAGTACGTCCAGATGGCCCACGACGAGTACGAGCCGGCGGTCGAAAACTATCGACGGCTCGTCGTCGAGGCCTTAGAGAGCTTAGAGGAGGAGACGGCCGAACCCGAAGCATAA